The following coding sequences lie in one Saccharopolyspora hordei genomic window:
- a CDS encoding YigZ family protein, protein MRTIKQSGEHELEVKKSRFLCALARVTDEAEAREFVQQRRKLHHDARHHCSAFVLGDLGEVQKSSDDGEPAGTAGVPMLEVLRHHEITNVVAVVTRYFGGVLLGAGGLVRAYSGAVSAALEHVGTVERRPVRTVTTSVDYLVAGKLDNELRSAGYQVVDTEYQDVVRFHVHVPVPEVESFRTWLAEITGGTAEAVLGELTYAETHP, encoded by the coding sequence ATGCGCACCATCAAGCAGTCCGGCGAGCACGAGCTGGAGGTGAAGAAGTCCCGCTTCCTGTGCGCGCTGGCGCGGGTGACCGACGAGGCCGAGGCGCGGGAGTTCGTCCAGCAGCGGCGCAAGCTGCACCACGACGCGCGCCACCACTGCTCGGCCTTCGTGCTCGGCGACCTGGGCGAGGTGCAGAAGTCCAGCGACGACGGCGAGCCGGCGGGCACCGCCGGGGTGCCGATGCTGGAAGTGCTGCGCCACCACGAGATCACCAACGTGGTCGCGGTCGTGACCAGGTACTTCGGCGGGGTGCTGCTCGGTGCCGGGGGTCTGGTGCGCGCCTACAGCGGCGCGGTGTCCGCCGCGCTGGAGCACGTCGGCACGGTCGAGCGCCGCCCGGTGCGGACGGTGACGACCTCGGTGGACTACCTGGTGGCCGGGAAGCTGGACAACGAGCTGCGGTCCGCCGGGTACCAGGTGGTGGACACCGAGTACCAGGACGTGGTGCGGTTCCACGTCCACGTCCCGGTGCCCGAGGTGGAGTCCTTCCGCACCTGGCTGGCGGAGATCACCGGCGGCACCGCGGAGGCCGTGCTCGGCGAGCTCACCTACGCCGAGACCCACCCCTGA
- a CDS encoding KOW motif-containing protein: protein MEQSSNPFEPGARVRATFGRFRDKVGTVVETATGLPDVFDGPVLWVRFDDSEEPGLVAGRFLEAA from the coding sequence ATGGAGCAGTCCTCGAACCCGTTTGAACCAGGCGCCCGGGTCCGCGCCACGTTCGGCCGGTTCCGCGACAAGGTCGGCACGGTGGTGGAGACCGCCACCGGTCTCCCCGATGTCTTCGACGGTCCCGTGCTGTGGGTGCGCTTCGACGACTCGGAGGAACCCGGGCTGGTCGCGGGCCGCTTCCTCGAAGCCGCCTAG
- a CDS encoding 5-methyltetrahydropteroyltriglutamate--homocysteine S-methyltransferase: MSPRVSPPYRADHVGSLLRPQALLDARDAHAAGRIDDAELRRVEDEAIAQVVAMQEEVGLHSATDGEFRRSSWHMDFLYQLDGVEKVEDSDLTVQFHNEQGDVEFATPDLHVTGKVGLSRTIFEEAFTYLCEKVTTATPKLTIPSPGMLYYRGGRAAIDETVYPDLAEFRADLAAAYRAEVRALADLGCHYLQLDDTSLAYLNDPKQRAQLAARGDDAEHHHLQTIELINESLRGRPDTLSVTTHMCRGNFRSSWVAEGGYDFVAEALFNELQVDGFFLEFDDERSGGFEPLRFVPKGKVVVLGLVTTKRGALESKDDLKRRIDEASRYVDLDQLCLSPQCGFASTKDGNALTYDEEVAKLRLVVETAAEVWG, from the coding sequence ATGAGCCCTCGTGTATCCCCACCGTACCGGGCCGACCACGTCGGCAGCCTGCTGCGACCGCAAGCCCTGCTCGACGCCCGCGACGCCCACGCCGCCGGGCGCATCGACGACGCCGAACTGCGGCGCGTCGAGGACGAGGCGATCGCGCAGGTGGTGGCCATGCAGGAAGAGGTCGGCCTGCACAGCGCCACCGACGGCGAGTTCCGCCGCAGCTCGTGGCACATGGACTTCCTGTACCAGCTCGACGGCGTCGAGAAGGTCGAGGACTCCGACCTCACCGTGCAGTTCCACAACGAGCAGGGCGACGTCGAGTTCGCCACGCCCGACCTGCACGTGACCGGCAAGGTCGGGTTGAGCAGGACGATCTTCGAGGAGGCCTTCACCTACCTCTGCGAGAAGGTCACCACCGCGACGCCGAAGCTGACCATCCCGTCGCCGGGCATGCTCTACTACCGCGGCGGCCGGGCGGCCATCGACGAGACCGTCTACCCGGACCTGGCCGAGTTCCGCGCCGACCTGGCCGCGGCCTACCGCGCCGAGGTGCGCGCGCTGGCCGACCTCGGTTGCCACTACCTGCAGCTCGACGACACCAGCCTGGCCTACCTCAACGACCCGAAGCAGCGCGCCCAGCTCGCCGCGCGCGGCGACGACGCCGAGCACCACCACCTGCAGACCATCGAGCTGATCAACGAGTCGCTGCGCGGGCGGCCGGACACCCTGTCCGTGACCACGCACATGTGCCGGGGCAACTTCCGCTCGTCGTGGGTCGCCGAGGGCGGCTACGACTTCGTCGCGGAGGCGCTGTTCAACGAGCTGCAGGTGGACGGGTTCTTCCTGGAGTTCGACGACGAGCGTTCCGGCGGCTTCGAGCCGCTGCGGTTCGTGCCGAAGGGCAAGGTCGTGGTCCTCGGCCTGGTCACCACCAAGCGCGGTGCGCTGGAGTCGAAGGACGACCTCAAGCGCCGCATCGACGAGGCCTCCCGCTACGTCGACCTCGACCAGCTGTGCCTGTCGCCGCAGTGCGGGTTCGCCTCCACCAAGGACGGCAACGCCCTGACCTACGACGAGGAGGTGGCCAAGCTCCGCCTGGTGGTGGAGACCGCCGCCGAGGTCTGGGGCTGA